In the Cydia fagiglandana chromosome 14, ilCydFagi1.1, whole genome shotgun sequence genome, one interval contains:
- the LOC134670984 gene encoding uncharacterized protein LOC134670984, translating into MAAIMTKRKRQEKIEHYQRKLRKYSGLRFSSSSSDENSEDEEFLEPEVLVIPDAPDDGQGADAPYNEEVPEAAPADGSHAPDVAPVPESAEIPDLDPELVTALGEATDDKPKFGDKIHGNLASLWLPLLRKGLPSEAKEKLKNEYLIPENCTLLQAPKLNPEISAAISEMARNRDKKLEASQQQLGLGITAVNRALSILLSSNDKVTAIKLLSDSCRILSDLHFGETKTRIKLITPGLAKPFLNIIQDEERDELLFGNKLPEKIKASKAIEKQGLQIKKAVPAVKNTPASSSSTPNVPRSQYQFQGNWAGPTRYQSNRGGRGGQRKATAGRKPAPNPQAKPAGQGKTRVAPQQ; encoded by the exons ATGGCGGCGATCATGACCAAACGCAAGCGGCAAGAAAAGATAGAGCATTACCAAAGAAAATTGAGAAAGTATAGTGGTTTAAGGTTTTCATCGTCTTCATCAGATGAAAACTCAG AAGACGAGGAGTTCCTCGAGCCAGAAGTCCTAGTTATTCCGGATGCTCCCGACGATGGCCAAGGCGCGGATGCGCCTTACAATGAGGAAGTTCCAGAGGCTGCACCGGCAGACGGGTCTCACGCGCCCGACGTAGCCCCAGTCCCCGAGAGTGCTGAAATACCTGATCTGGACCCAGAACTCGTCACTGCACTTGGCGAAGCGACAGATGACAAACCCAAATTCGGAGACAAGATTCACGGAAATTTGGCATCCCTCTGGCTACCGCTACTGCGGAAAGGCTTGCCCTCAGAGGCAAAAGAAAAATTAAAGAATGAATACCTCATTCCAGAAAACTGTACCCTGTTACAGGCACCGAAGTTAAACCCGGAAATCTCCGCAGCCATTTCAGAGATGGCTCGCAACAGGGATAAGAAGTTGGAGGCCAGCCAGCAACAGCTTGGCCTAGGAATTACAGCTGTGAATCGAGCCCTATCGATCCTACTCTCATCCAACGACAAAGTCACAGCCATAAAGCTGTTAAGTGACAGTTGTCGGATCCTGTCTGACCTGCATTTTGGGGAGACCAAAACCCGCATAAAACTGATAACCCCAGGGCTAGCCAAACCTTTCCTGAACATCATCCAAGATGAGGAAAGGGATGAGCTACTATTTGGAAACAAGCTTCCAGAGAAAATCAAAGCCTCAAAAGCTATTGAAAAACAGGGGTTGCAGATCAAGAAAGCTGTACCTGCCGTTAAAAATACACCAGCCTCCTCAAGCTCGACTCCTAATGTCCCACGCAGTCAGTACCAGTTTCAGGGAAACTGGGCAGGACCTACACGGTACCAGTCAAACAGGGGGGGGCGGGGAGGACAGAGGAAAGCTACAGCGGGCCGCAAACCAGCTCCGAATCCCCAAGCCAAGCCGGCGGGTCAGGGCAAGACTCGTGTTGCCCCTCAGCAATGA